The following proteins are encoded in a genomic region of Triticum dicoccoides isolate Atlit2015 ecotype Zavitan chromosome 1B, WEW_v2.0, whole genome shotgun sequence:
- the LOC119349752 gene encoding mitochondrial adenine nucleotide transporter ADNT1-like has product MASEDVVGKSRGDTAVNTIVNLAEEAKLAREGVKGPGHQVLTVCKSLFAGGVAGGLSRTAVAPLERLKILLQVQNPHSIKYNGTVQGLKYIWRTEGLRGLFKGNGTNCARIVPNSAVKFFSYEQASRGILYLYRQQTGDENAQLSPILRLGAGATAGIIAMSATYPMDMVRGRITVQTEKSPYQYRGMFHALGTVYREEGFRALYRGWLPSVIGVVPYVGLNFAVYESLKDWLLRSNAFDLAKDNELHVVTRLGCGAVAGTIGQTVAYPLDVVRRRMQMVGWSHAASIVTGEGKEALQYNGMIDAFRKTVRHEGFGALYKGLVPNSVKVVPSIAIAFVTYEAVKDVLGVEMRID; this is encoded by the exons ATGGCATCGGAGGACGTGGTGGGGAAGAGCAGGGGCGACACGGCCGTCAACACCATCGTCAACCTGGCCGAGGAGGCCAAGCTCGCGCGCGAGGGCGTCAAGGGCCCCGGCCACCAGGTCCTCACCGTCTGCAAGTCCCTCTTCGCCGGAGGCGTCGCCGGGGGCCT ATCGAGGACTGCTGTTGCTCCGCTTGAGCGATTGAAGATCCTGCTTCAG GTTCAAAATCCTCACAGTATCAAGTACAATGGTACCGTTCAAGGGCTTAAGTATATATGGAGAACCGAAGGTCTTCGTGGACTGTTTAAGGGCAATGGAACTAACTGTGCCAGGATTGTCCCAAATTCTGCTGTGAAATTCTTCAGCTATGAGCAAGCATCAAG GGGTATTTTGTATCtttaccggcaacagactggggatG AGAATGCTCAGCTTAGTCCAATCTTGCGCCTTGGAGCTGGAGCCACAGCTGGTATCATAGCCATGTCTGCTACTTATCCCATGGATATGGTTAGGGGTAGGATTACTGTTCAG ACAGAGAAGTCTCCCTACCAGTACCGTGGTATGTTTCATGCATTGGGCACTGTGTACCGTGAAGAAGGCTTCCGTGCTTTATATAGAGGCTGGCTTCCATCAGTGATTGGAGTT GTCCCTTATGTTGGCCTTAACTTTGCTGTGTACGAGTCTCTGAAGGACTGGCTCCTCCGGTCAAATGCATTCGATCTTGCAAAGGACAATGAGCTGCACGTAGTAACAAGGCTTGGATGCGGAGCTGTGGCTGGAACCATAGGCCAGACTGTGGCATACCCTCTTGATGTTGTGAGGAGAAGGATGCAGATGGTCGGCTGGAGTCACGCTGCTTCTATTGTTACTGGAGAAGGCAAAGAGGCACTCCAGTACAATGGTATGATTGATGCATTCAGGAAAACTGTTCGCCACGAAGGATTTGGTGCTCTGTACAAGGGTCTTGTGCCCAACTCGGTCAAG GTGGTGCCTTCCATCGCCATCGCGTTTGTGACGTACGAGGCCGTGAAGGATGTTCTAGGAGTAGAGATGAGGATAGACTGA